The Lysobacter capsici genome has a segment encoding these proteins:
- a CDS encoding D-amino acid dehydrogenase yields the protein MKVLVLGSGVIGTTAAYYLARAGHQVTVVDRQAAPAMETSFANAGEVSPGYAAPWAGPGVPLKAIKWLAMRHRPLVIRDLLDPAMLGWCMAMLRNCTQARYRVNKARMVRLAEYSRDCLRELRADTGIGYDDRQQGTLQLFRTHKQLDDSGKDIEILREHGVAFQLLGPDDYVRYEPALAQVKHKFVGALRLPFDETGDCFKFTQTLARMAQALGVEFRFGVNIQALQTQGEKMSGVQTDAGVLQADACLLALGSYSPLLLAPIGIRIPVYPVKGYSITVPIVDAAHAPESTIMDETHKVAVTRLGERIRVGGTAELAGYDGRLHDARRDTLLHVLTDLFPRGGDAGRAEFWSGLRPMTPDGTPVLGDTPYSNLYLATGHGTLGWTMAAGTGRVMADLMSGRAPRISLDGLTAARYRR from the coding sequence ATCAAGGTTCTAGTTCTGGGCAGCGGCGTGATCGGAACCACCGCCGCGTACTACCTGGCCAGGGCCGGCCATCAGGTCACCGTCGTCGATCGCCAGGCCGCGCCGGCGATGGAAACCAGTTTCGCCAACGCCGGCGAGGTGTCGCCGGGGTATGCCGCGCCCTGGGCCGGTCCGGGTGTGCCGCTGAAAGCGATCAAATGGCTGGCGATGCGGCATCGGCCGCTGGTGATCCGCGATCTGCTCGACCCGGCGATGCTGGGCTGGTGCATGGCGATGCTGCGCAACTGCACTCAGGCGCGTTACCGCGTCAACAAGGCGCGCATGGTGCGGCTGGCCGAGTACAGCCGCGATTGCCTGCGCGAGCTGCGCGCCGACACCGGCATCGGTTACGACGATCGCCAGCAGGGCACGCTGCAATTGTTCCGCACCCACAAGCAGCTCGACGACAGCGGCAAGGACATCGAGATCCTGCGCGAACACGGCGTCGCCTTCCAACTGCTCGGGCCCGACGATTACGTCCGGTACGAGCCGGCGTTGGCCCAGGTCAAGCACAAGTTCGTCGGCGCGTTGCGCCTGCCCTTTGATGAGACCGGCGACTGCTTCAAGTTCACCCAGACGCTGGCGCGCATGGCGCAAGCGCTGGGCGTGGAGTTCCGTTTCGGCGTCAACATCCAGGCGTTGCAGACTCAGGGCGAAAAGATGAGCGGCGTGCAGACCGATGCCGGCGTGCTGCAGGCCGATGCCTGCCTGCTGGCCTTGGGCAGTTATTCGCCGTTGCTGCTCGCGCCGATCGGCATCCGCATCCCGGTGTATCCGGTCAAGGGCTATTCGATCACCGTGCCGATCGTCGATGCGGCGCACGCGCCCGAATCGACGATCATGGACGAAACCCACAAGGTGGCGGTGACCCGCCTGGGCGAGCGCATCCGGGTCGGCGGCACCGCCGAACTGGCCGGTTACGACGGCCGCCTGCACGACGCGCGCCGCGACACCCTGCTGCATGTGCTGACCGATCTGTTTCCGCGCGGCGGCGATGCGGGCCGCGCCGAATTCTGGAGCGGGCTGCGGCCGATGACGCCCGACGGCACGCCGGTGCTCGGCGACACGCCGTATTCGAATCTGTACCTCGCCACCGGTCACGGCACCCTGGGCTGGACCATGGCCGCCGGCACCGGGCGGGTGATGGCCGACTTGATGTCCGGCCGCGCGCCGCGGATCAGCCTGGACGGCTTGACCGCGGCGCGGTATCGCCGCTGA